TGTAGGTGTTTGTGGTATATATAAATATGGCATAATTCTATCAGAGTTCAGAGATTTCATATTTGAGGACTTGGGGAGGGCAGTAGCAACTTATCTTTTTGTCACAGGATGAACTGACACCTCTTCAGCTACAGTCAAGTTCATCAAAGGCTGCAAGTTAACCATGTCATAGATGCAGGCTCTGGAAATGTCAGGGTGAATTTTTCCATATAAGTAGTTACTGTACAGCAGTTGGTGTAGCTGGGAACTTTTGGGTCCATTTGTTTCAAGTCCTGGCTGTTGCTTTCAGACTGATTTTCAGCCATTTGTCAACGTTAATCCAAAACACATGCACTTGTCCAGTTTACCTGGAGGacacaaacagaacagaaagcagcaagactTTAGAACCCATTAGCAGTCTTTTCAGTGGAAGACGCTCAGGTCTGGCTAGTTTTTCAACCTGTTTGAAATCAGTGGGGCGTACTTTGGAGGATCAGGGTCTAGCAGGCTCTAGCTCTATGGAAGCCTATATAACATCAGTCTCTTCCCCTTTACCACATTAAAATTAGGCAGGCTTGCTTGCATGTGGAACTACtgagttttccccttttttcagATATTCAGTTGTTACATGAAGACTTTACCGAGATTAGACCAACAGATTCGAGActtcaaaacacaaaagttATTTTGCTGCTACCACAATGCTCTGGACTGGGTGTTGGCAATCCAAtagactttattttaaatgaacatgGAGGTAACTTTCAGTACAATAGCTAGCTCATGCTTCTTGGTAGAAATTGCATTCAAGTATTGTGGTCTAGACATCATAGCTGCCTCAGTAAATTGtatcattttattaaaaaaaccttccttACTTTAACTACTATAACACTTACATACTAAATAACCTGCATAATTCTGTGTGTCTGCTTCAAGTTGATAGTATGAAGTTTTGAGGGTTATTCTTGGGAGCAGAGTGAATATAGCCTTTCTTTTAAGGGAAAATGATTATAGGCAGAAAATCTATTTCAAGATACCAATGTGTGTATCATTTTCCATTGATTACATTCCTTCCTTTATTGATTGTTTGTATAAGTCCATTTACTGTACAACTTTTGTTACATAGAAGTAGCTAAATTACAGCtaaagagggaaagaagaatCATTAAGGCACTCCTTGGTATTGTAATTTGCAAGACCTACCTTTGCACTGCACCAATAACAACTGGGTCTTATACCAAAGCATTTTGTGGAAACAACTTAAAGTCAACACACTACAAGTTGCAATAATACGCTTACAGTTCTTTATTTAGATGCAGGATTGCTGAGACACCTTTTCCAGGGATCTGTATCTGAGGATAAACTCAGTATTCTTGCTGAGAGGCAGCTAAATGAGTTGATTCATGCAATGAAATGTAAGTGTGCTAGCTCCCCAGTTTCTGGGAAGCCCTTGTGTTATCGATTCCATTGTACTATCACCAgtttttatataattaaaaatacaccGATTATGCTGTTAGTTAACAGTAAGTGTGTAACCAGTACTCCTAAATAATGATTTCCTCAAGGCGTTTCTGTGTCCTAGTGTTCACCAGCCATTAATACAATAATCTTCAGCATTGTGTAGAGAACTGGCTTACTCATACTGTGCTTTGGAAAAGTTGTAACTGTAGTCTGACTCCACCTGCATGCTGCCACTTTCCCCCTCCGTTGGAAGCTGTGTGAAAAGGCAGGATGCAGCTTTGAATTTGTGCTGAAatctgcaaatatttgaaaatattttaattattaaaaaacaatagAGATTGAATGCTAATGTGTTCAGGAGGATATATTTTATTGGTAAAAGTAACATCCAAGCATAATTTTTACGATGTTTTCAGTCCTTACTAAATCACTGTGTGCACGAGGAACttgaacagtgaaaaaaatttctttttattttgtagttaACAAAGTACGAGCTATTGTTTACTGCACTTGTTCAGTTTacccagaagaaaatgaactagTAGtggaaaaagcactgaaatctgGAGTGGAAGGAAATAAAGTCCCACCATATAGGTATGGAATGAGTAGTTTTGTCTATGGAAAAATTAGAAGTATAACTTTCAATCGTAGCATAATTCTTAGCCTAGACTGATTTGTGTCTTGCATTAgagtaacattttaaatagttttttgCTGCCCCTCATTccatttcttttgatgtttgCTACTTAGTGCTTTCATCCTCTTGACTTTTTCCTCTAACGTTTTTGTTCCCGTCTGAAATTGAGATTGGAGGAACGTGTCACTGGTTGGAAATAACATTGTGGTGAGGTTCTGATAGAGATACTGCTTTTATCCTATCAGTATTCAGAGAATGAAGCTAGTTTAAGATAAAATGGAGACTAGAAGTCAGGGAACTTGCTGGTATGCTGTCAGCTTCTGACCTAGAATTACCAGtttcaagggaaaaagaaatgactTCTTAAAATGTGAGTATAGAAGAGTGAAAACCTCTTCTGTAGGCTTGCTCATCCCTGCATTCAGATGAATGACTTTTGGGGGGAACAGGTCACAGTAAAAGAACATACTGTGCAATCATAACAAATACGTAGGAAAAATGTGTGTTGTATACTTTATGTAGTTAAAGCCTCAGCTGGAGCAATTGTTAAAAGATTGATGGGTACTTTCTGGATTTTCCTTTCAGTCACAGTAGATAAATGCAAACAGTTGGCACTTGCTTGCACGTAGATGTAACAGTTGATTACGGAATGCAGGTTAAAAGTGGTTTTGTTGCAAAGAGCACGGGAAAGTAATACCAGATTTTTAGATTTCATATTATCTTACATGATGTTAATGACCTGGCTATCATAGGGAAAGGTACTGTTGTTCAAGATATCATTCAGTTTAGTTAAACTCTGCATGATTAAAATGGTAAATGTTAACTGTGGCCAACCCAAATTTAAAAGAGTTATGTTATGCATGATGTTAAGATACAACAAAGTGCATCTTTCTTGCAAATCACTGATAGAAAAGAGCAGCCTGCTTGAATTTTTACGCTAAATGTTCTTGTTGCAATAAAGCTGATGGTAACCAGCATAAACAGAGCAGCAGTAGAACACCGTAAATAAAAGATACAGTGTGATTATGGTTAAGATGAAAGCTCTCACTGTTTAAGATGCGTGTACTACTTATGACAATTCCTTGTACACTTTCCTTAGAATTAATTAGATAACTTATTTGACTGTAAGAATGCAGGATAGAACGAAAAACTTACTAGCCCCTGTATTCACAGTAGTGTCTGTGAGATCCTGTGTGATCATCACAGATAGACTTagtattaatttccttttccaacaAGACTGAGAGCTTTCAGGAAACTTACGCCAGTTGTGCTTATGCGTATTCTATCTTTTAGAATtactctgcagtgctggagtgGTGCCAAACAAAACGAGGCTTTGCTGGAGTTCGGGGTCATACAGCTGGTCTTAGGGCTGTGAAATTGTCAAGGTGATTTTAAGCATGTACCCACTGTCAAAACAGTTTTTAGCAAAGGATTTACCTTTAAGTGTACGCATTGTAAACGGGTGTGTATAGAGGAGAATTTAAACCACTCATGCATCTCACTTTGGCATACCAAATTTGAGTTAATTTCTGCATCAATTTTCAGGGTCAGAcatctgttaaaataaaattatcacaTTTTTGCATTGAATTATGTGATCTAAAAGCAAACCCTCTGATTTGTCATAGGATATAGCTTTATTTAGTAATGCAGGGAGGATGTGAGCCTTGTAGTCTGTTTTACCAAGTCTACAgggagaacaggagaaaaagattaGTTCTTTCTTCCTCACTGATTCACTGCAAAACTGTAATTTGACAAAACAGCTCTCAGTTACTACAAATAGGCAATTTTTTCTAACCCAAGATATTTAGTTTAGACATATCATCTTATTATGAGCATACACTTAGTAACTCAAAGACAACACCTTTAAAGTTTTTGTGTACTGCTTAGTGTTTTCAGAGCATTCCCCAACTTCATGAACAACTTGATAATCCGGTAATTGCAGACCTGAGAAACAACCCAGTTGTTAATAATGTTGATATGTATTTATTATCTGGTGGTTAATATACATAATAGACATAATTTGGAAAACTACTTTTAATACATCcttgtttatttccttttatatcCTTAAATACTATTTTCTGGTCATTCGTTTATTTTTTTACAGGCTTATTCCTCCCGTCTTTTCTACTTGCTCTAATTCAAAGGCttccactgaaatgtttttcaaaatggagCCATCAGAAATTTCCAGTGGCTGTTTTTTAGCTATTCTAGTGAGAAAGGTAAGCTAAGAAAACTACCATTTAAAAACACTTCACAGAAGAAGAATATTGCCATTTTCCACAAAAGAATATATGAAAtggaacatttaaaaaaaaaaatagtagtcCTGGCTGTTCTCTCATTGTCTTAAGAACAAAGAATAGGTGAGCAGTTGAAATGTGCCACTTTCAGAGCTTTATGCTGAGCACAGCTTTCCAGCATGTGCCTTTTTATAATGGAGCTGTTCACGATCAGAGCAGTCTCTGGCTGTAAGTTAGTGTTAGGAATATCCAGAAGAAACAGATTCTTGCTGTCACACCTTGGAGTGAAACACACAGCTTGACCAGACTCATGATAAATGGTGCCTAGTAAGGTTATTTGTTGTGCCTGTATGTCTCACCAAGATTTTCCAGTATCCAAGAAGATACTGTCACCCTTAGGGATTACGACTTCATTAGAATTTGAATAAAACAGCTATGAATAAGTTTCCTTCCAAAACTAAGGCATATGCAAATCTGGCTTGAAAGGCAGGGGGGCTTTTGCTGAGTAATGGAAAAGACTTGGCAGGATTCCTGAAGAAAGGCCTTAAAGCACTAGTTTGCATCTCTGAGCATCAACGTTTTCCTCATGTAAAGATGCAAGATCTTGTTTGGTTATTTGTACCACTTTCTTTCATACTGCAGTTACAGTGCTTGAAAGAAACTTGTGTCTTGGGGGAAATTAGAAGATTTTATTAAGAGTAAGAGAATCACACGAGAAGCCTTTCAAGTTACCTGGTTTTGACCTCTTTCTTttcaatgtaaaatatttttttagccTGGCTCCCTAAGCTAGTAAGTTTTAGTTAATTGTGCTGTGTAACATCTGTCTACCACGTTATGTCCCTCTAGAGAAAGAAACACTTTTGTTTCAGGTAGTTGATCTGAGTAATTTATTAGTCAAATTCTGAAGCACAGAAGCAATTGTTGCTGTGGCCAGTTTTTAGGTGACACTGGAGATGAACTTTTTCCACAAGGCAGAAAAAGTCTACTTTAAGTACAATTCAAACTGAAATTTCTGGTTTACGGAAGCCGCCTTCTTGGCTAGTTGTAAATagttttttcctcattgctttGGATGTTGACCTGGTTTCTAGTTAATCTGATTTGAAAGTTCCTTGCTTATGTATTATGAGCAAGGATTTTTGTTATAATACAAATTACTCGTATTTAATATCACTgctaatatttctgtattttaataactgTTTCTGATACACACACTTACATATGTGTATGCATGTTATTACAGACACAGTACAGAGCAAGTCAGTGTGGGAGACACATTACAAAATCTAGAATTCAGTTTCCCCTCTTCAGGTCTGTAGAGGGCACAATCTCTGAAGAGCAAATGCTCAGATAACTCTTCACACAACAGTCACGTTCTTAATTTCTTAAGCAAAAAGGTTGGGTAGCATTTATCACATATGATTTAAGTCTTTCTGCTAAATACTACTGTAGTTTTCTTGTGGAGTAAATTCTGAAGAACCTGGGATTAAAGTACTGAGTTTGCAGCTGGGTTCTGTGGCTTAGATGCAttgtttcctttgaaattttcagaaagattCTTCTGAAAATGTGCCTGTTAAAGACATTTTGGCTCATGCTCCAGCAAAAGGACTACTAGATGgcagttttgttaaaaaatcaaaggaagaggagaaaaagcagaaagtaacACAACGTAGACGTAATATTACTGGTGGTGGTATAAAGCCCAAGACTGTAGAGTTCCTTCGCCGTCAAACTGTATCTAATATTAAGGCTGAAGTTTCTGTGTCTAAAGCAGTCAGCAACATACAACAAAAGAATGTGAACCAAACAAACAGCTATGTTCAGCTGAAGAAATCTATCAATCCTGCTtcagccacagctctgcctaAAGTGCTGAAGCACACATCTTATTTGTCGCCTACTGGCAAGACGTACGAAAGACAGACCCTTGCTAGGAAGACACATGCAGAACGTAAGAGGGTTGTACTGAAGCCCGTGGAAATAGTTTTGCCTCCCGTGATAACACCATACCCAAGTTTGCAAGGAAACAAACCCAGGATATCAACTCATCCTTGTTTTCATGCGTGGACTGGAGCAAAGGGTTCAGGTGGTAGGGTACTTCCACCACCTCTGTCTACCGTGGTCAAGCCAACTGCGCTTGGTCTTCCTCGACCATGGCTGTAAGAATCTTCAGATTTTGCCCTACCTTTACAAAGAAGGTAAAGATTCCTGTATATATTAATCAACACACTTAATTACAGTATACCTGTATGCAGGATGATCTTGCTGTGGCAAAGAGATAAGAGATATCTGCACAGAAATATCCATATTAGATAATCATTTTTAAACCAGTAATCGCACCTTAACGTGAACGAAGCTCAGCTGCATAAGGCTGATAAGACCGCTGAGGGGAGTGAGGTCAAAAAGCTATAGCTTTTTGCTGTATGCATCGAAGTGACATGTTAAAAGCATACAtttctgccctcccctgcccccaccaTGACCTGCTTAGATCTGTAGGAATTCTCAATTTCAGATGGACTTTTTTCAAAGCGAGTCTGCATTTTTTAAGTGGCTATCTCTTTACAAGTGCTAGATACCATTTTTGTGAGTTATTATTTAGACTGCCAACATGGAAATTAAGCCTTGCACAGCATGCCGGTTAGCTCACCTGTATTTCTAAAACTACACGTGAGCTTTTGTACAGACAACTGGCCAAGTACACTAAAGCCCATGCACAGGCTTTCTAGTACTTGGTCCCTTGGTTTCTACTCAGGTGTGCTTCAAAATATTAACAATGAACactagataaaatatttttatgctaaaAGTACTGAATTATCATCACAATGTCATGTCAGACTATGTCATGGTTCATAACTTTTTTCATGAACTTTCTTGACACAAGCAGTTCTTAGTTGAAAAAAGCTGCTACTGtcagttatttttataaatgttacTGCTAGTCAGCTGAATAATGACTGAACACAGAGTAGTTTGTCTTTGGAAACAGCTGTGGGCTTCTACCCTGCTCCCTTTTGCtagcaaatataaaaataactgtaatgtACCTTTAATTGTTCTATAATCTAAGCAGAGGATAAAAGGTACACACAGATGTACTTTAAACAATAATCTGATTTAGTATTAAATATGGAcagtataaagaaagaaaatgacgACAGAATGACGGTAAAAGGAACCTCAGGAATTGTATTTAGATTAGAAGTGTTGTAGAAACGAAATAAAGACAGTGTAGCAATACAGAAAGGCAAAGATACCTGTGGCCCAAGAAGAAACTGTCCTCTAGGCAATCATTTAAGATACTTGACAAGAGTGTTAACAATATGGTATGGAATCTTAAAGTATTTGAACATATGATTCTGGATTTAGACCCAGCCAGAGAAAAGGTTTTAAcatctcttatttttttcctcaccacACCAGTCAGCGTAGCTTTGGAAGAAAGGATGTGAACGATACCACACCAGCAACATGGACAGCTGGCTCTTGCTCATCAGATAAGTACTGTTGCTTCACTGAATcagtaaaaatttctttctgagCCAGCTGTCCTCTTCAAAGGCATCACTCACCTGCTGCATATCCCAGTAACCCATGCTCCTTACCTGCTCCAGTAAAAGGATGAACTCTATTCAGAAACCAGAGCAAACTTCCAAGGATAGATATAGACCTGTGCACATGCAATATatagaactgaaaaagaaaataaatccctgttttgtttcaaaaccgTCCTGGAGGAGGAGAGATTCTACGTGTTAGATAAAAGGAATGGACCGTAAGGAGATTCTGGGTTTTCTTCAGTATGgttaaatgcttaaaataaacttcagaGATTCTGCAATTAGAGACCaaaactgctggttttttttaaaatcaaaatctgTATCAGTAATTattaaagataattaaaattacttataAAAGAACATACATGTGTCTGATGACAGAATTTCTAGGCTACTTACATAATACGCATCATGATGTCTCTCAGTCGGCCTCATCTTGCTTTCAGGAGTTTGTGTCTTTGCAATGTTACGGAGGCTAACCCAGTTAGTGTCTTGATGTCTTACCAAGAATATCAAAGAGCTGGTAGTGAAGGTTCTGGTTCTACAGGTCAGCAGCTACTTTGTAAGCACCAAACATCACACGATGGAGAAACATCTGGGACTGGCTTCAGAGAGCTCGTAGGTAGAAGGCTGTATGCGCAGTTAAACACTTGATGacttttttcagtaaaactgtaTCTTGTGTAACATAACATTCTGTAATCCAGttatgtatttgtaattttcaaCTAAAACTGCCGATTCAGCTTTCCAGATACAAAAGCGTCCATTGTACTGCTGTTGCCTCTAAACCACCAGTACgtttttccctcccctcaaCCACAATttggaacaaaagaaataatttcccatTTTCATGGACCAGTAACAGTTGAGACAATAATTTTATGCAGCTAAATTTATTCTCGGAACAGATTACATTTAAATGTGGAGAAGTGGTCAACAGCAGGGAAAATTGTCCTTTTCTGTGTCAGTCAGGTGCTTTAAGACTGAGCTCTGCTAATAAACAGTGGGTGTCTCCTTCCTTACTGCTGCTAAAGTAAATGAACCCTGCTTTCGCTGACTGTATAGCGCAAGTTTTAGCAATGTACTAATTAACCTGCTCAAGAAAGGAGTAATGGGGTTAATGGTAATGCTGAAAGGCTGAGCCCATATTAGCTGTTGAAATAAGAAAGTTCTTTTCCATGGGTGACTTACTAACAGTTTTAGGATCCCCAGTTAAATGATCTACAAAATGtttgataaaattaaaagaaaagggatgtAGAACTCTGAAGTGACACAGAACTGGCGTAAGCTATTAGATACTCCATAGTTTCTGTTCCTTTGTCATGGAAAGGGTGTGTTATATAGCTACAGGTGACTCTGCACAGGAAACGTATCACTAAAAACCCAGTTTACTATGAATGGATTCTATTGCCCTTCCATGCAGTTTTTGTTATTCCTGTTTAACCACCCTGTACGTGGCCTCTGTAGCCTTACATCCTCCATACCCCCTTGCTCCCCTTCAAATGAAACAGTAAGTGGCTTAAATAAAACCTACAGCCAGCACTTCAGATTTCAAGAGAGAGGCTTTTATCTCATCATTGACAGTGAATATAAATCTCCTTGCTTCTGCAAGGAAGCATATTAATGACATGACTGACATGTGATACTTACCTCTAACTTACTActtgcattgaaaaaaaatgaagaaattagcTTTGCTTTACATGATTTTTTCTACAGACTTCAATAAAAATGCGGCTACAAATAATTACAAAGCCTGCCTTTTTTTAGGCAACCTATAGTATACAGAGTGGAGAATGTTACAACATCACGTCCAGTAAAGACAATACATCAACATAACGCAggatatttcagtaaaaatagaataaataaaaatattttaagctgtATTTAACAGGTTAATTTAGAATATGGCATCAGACATACAAGGCGTAGTGAACATGGCTGCCTGCCTACAGAACCACTAGgtattataaaaaaatgcataggtAACTGAGGGTCTGTGTAACATCAACTAAAATAGTGGCAGTTGctcaacccccccccccccccccccccccatacatactacatattttttttggcCATGGTAAAAGTGGTTTCATATATTGTTTAACAAAAGGTAACGGGCTTTGCAGTATTAGGCTCCAATTCTGCAAAACACCTGCACGTATATTTAACGTCTTGGAGAACAAGGGGCTCTACTGAAGCAAAAAGGCCACATACAGTCAGACCATTAAGCACACTACTTAAACACTTGCAAAATCAACAACACTGTGTTAACAGACACCGAACTCTTAAAACATAGATTGGCAAGTGACCTACGGCTTTTCAAACACCCTTCTATCTTCTCCTCAGCCCTCCCTGCAATTGCACACTTTGCCAGTGAAAGCTAACTATATGTTCATAGCTTTGACAACACTGGTACAGAAGAACCTTTACAGTGCTGTTCGCTAAGTGTTGTAGTAGTTTAAAGACAGTCTGGATCTCTTGGGGATAACAAGCACTACACAGATGCAACTACAAAATCTAATCAGACTGTTTCAAATTCACTGTTGTAGAACAGTTGCAAATCCCAAATCCTGGCATTTCCAgctgaaactttaaaaagacactgtccaagtattttctgtaatttaaaacaaaagtcaaAGTTCAAATCACTACCATGATGACGAATAAGGAAACTTTTACCTCTTTAACTTCATGATCATACCTAAAGGTACATCGTCAGCCACCACATTTTGATAGCGATAGGAAGGGAGTTTTTACACTGCTCCTAGCAGACATCGCTGGGATCACTACCAGAAGCTGAACGAGCCTGTAGACAAGCAGCCATCTCCATGCTTTGCCACCTGGCTTCGTCCATGGCCAGTTTAAAACACTGGTACTGCTAAAAGGGGTGGGGCTGTTTgtgtctcccccccccccccccggctctcCCTGCCTACTTGGCATAAGCAGCTTGGCCTCCAGCTGTACAAGGAATAAACTGGTGCAAAGGGGGTAGCAGGGATATGACCCTTGGGGAGGGGAAACTTGCTTCAGTGCCTGGGGGTGCAGAACTGGGGGTCATAAAGAGATCTGAGACAGGTGGGGGATCAGCTCCTTAAGAGGGTATTCGAAAGAGCTAAATTTAATCACAATAGTTGCATAGCGAGCCTTCACCTGACTCCTGCTCATACATCACACCGAgtttcatggggttttttctgcagttttcaaggCAGAAATTTCTTGAATCATCATTCTTTTCCCCTCGTGTTCCTAAGTTGCTTTGCCCAGGTGTTGCCattaatgtatttaaacaaggaaataaaaaggtaacGGCTTGTTTATAAAAGTCCCTTGCATAGTAAGATAAAAGAGTTCTTGTAATAACAACCTTGccaatgttcttttaaaattatagtaTGAGCAGACTTGCAGACTTGGGAGACAGTCACAGTTTGGAACATATCTATAAATGgagacaaaacatttttaatgctaGTTACAAATACATTTGATGTTCCATTTCCAAAATTTGCACCAACCTGCAGGTCTAGACAGAAGATGGTGAAGGGAGAGACTCCAGATGCATAACTGCATTTGAAAATCAGCCTAAGGTACAATTTTAAGGGGCAATACTGGGCTGACTTTGCCAGGGTCTGCAGCAGTGTGTAAATCACAGCAATTTAGATGAAGCCTTTGGAGCAAAAGCATTGAAATCAAGTTGTACCACCTGAGGGACTATCTTGTTAGAAAACAACTCTCTTCTTACTTTGTCACGAGAGCACtaaaagtaaatgaaatttCATGGAATTCTGTAAATAACAAGAAACATGACTGTTCTTTTTGTAGCATGTTAAGCACTCAGCAACAAACTCTGAGGGGAAAGGGGAATTGTGCAACCAGATGCTGAACTGAACATTTCATCAAACACTTGTATGGAATATTTTAGTCTCTGTAAGAGTTGTAAGACAATAAAATTACTGGTTAGTTTTTTCTCACTCCTGATTAGCTTGAGCCCTGTGTGAAACAAATGGTATTTTGAATGAATCAGTGACAGATTTAGGAGAATAAATTTAACAGCTAACAGTTGCATTTGTACATCTAAAGCTGAAAAGCTTCAGCGGATCACCCTGCAACTCAGTTACTGAAAACACTTCTGGATTTTTCGGCATTGGTTTGGTATTACACACGATTCTTCTCTAAGACCATAATGTATAACCAGGAGATGAAATAATGACGCCGTGATTCAAAAGCATGTCAGGGAGATACTGAAGTGGTTGCTAGACCAATGCTGACAAACAATTTAAAACTAACAGGCGTAgttctgtaaaaaataaaacttggtATTTAATCTACAGGAATTCAATGGTAGCTAATACTTGGTACCTACGCCAGtgttgaaaacaaagcaaagtgCTGTAGGATTTAAGATTGGTTTGTTACAAATCCAGCTCAAGACGGTGAAACTATCAACTCGGGCATCATTCACTCCAAGGACTTTAGCATGAGTTCACTGGGAGGGACGTGGCCATATTCCTTTTTTATGTGAGTTTAGGTAATGTTCATGTATTTACAATCAAACAGACCTTCCATTGCTCACGATGTAACTCACTGAtagcaaaaaaattattcatgctTCTTTTCATATCACACAATGGTGGCAAGAACAAGAGAACATGCTTGTCTAACATTGTTTCGGTAAGGGTAGATTCTCTGAAGACAAAGCATCAGCAATTTGAAGTGGAAGGCCAAACGTTGTCAGTTCATTTTCCTTAGTGTAGCTACTGTTATCTTCAGTTAAATGGTAG
This genomic interval from Falco peregrinus isolate bFalPer1 chromosome 2, bFalPer1.pri, whole genome shotgun sequence contains the following:
- the NSUN7 gene encoding LOW QUALITY PROTEIN: putative methyltransferase NSUN7 (The sequence of the model RefSeq protein was modified relative to this genomic sequence to represent the inferred CDS: deleted 1 base in 1 codon) → MPGSKSNVVSLHEGVINDTSDLSKIKISNEKGPVEKRMTLIEKNGYHDSVYINAAKIFQGIHTEKRKDRILVRYGDASVSPMLTFKDEYSQRESYELAFSALKYQDLLEEILLDSCIYPCQSIPDELTSLLVVMLYDLQDRKFQAREIFDEEEPVAEVRKIERYLYSFRTKLAAALARCRIKHDALSIEYMLPETTRKQEQRASALPLCVWINTSKISLQDVFRDLKKKGFTRVESVSDFNRYTYSVDQHCHDVLFFPSSLKEELLNLDLFADCKLFLQDKSRSLAVHSAHALLNTADDIIVAHVGSHLTTAHMSVLTNNSMSRIFVCGVKSSAKAAELRNLFSHIGCKNIQLLHEDFTEIRPTDSRLQNTKVILLLPQCSGLGVGNPIDFILNEHGDAGLLRHLFQGSVSEDKLSILAERQLNELIHAMKFNKVRAIVYCTCSVYPEENELVVEKALKSGVEGNKVPPYRLIPPVFSTCSNSKASTEMFFKMEPSEISSGCFLAILVRKKDSSENVPVKDILAHAPAKGLLDGSFVKKSKEEEKKQKVTQRRRNITGGGIKPKTVEFLRRQTVSNIKAEVSVSKAVSNIQQKNVNQTNSYVQLKKSINPASATALPKVLKHTSYLSPTGKTYERQTLARKTHAERKRVVLKPVEIVLPPVITPYPSLQGNKPRISTHPCFHAWTGAKGSGGRVLPPPLSTVVKPTALGLPRPWL